In Actinoplanes lobatus, the DNA window AGCGTCCCCGCCCTCAGCGACAAGGACGAAGCTGACCTCCGCTTCGCCCTCGGCCTCGGCGTCGACCTCGTCGCCCTCTCCTTCGTCCGCGCGCCCGAGGACATCAACCTCGTCCACAAGATCATGGACGAGGAGGGCCGCCGCGTCCCCGTCATCGCCAAGGTCGAGAAGCCCGAGGCCGTCGACCACCTCGAAGCCATCGTCCTCGCCTTCGACGGCGTCATGGTCGCCCGCGGCGACCTCGGCGTCGAGCTTCCCCTCGACCAGGTCCCCCTGGTCCAGAAGCGCGCCGTCCAGCTCTGCCGCGAGAACGCCAAGCCGGTCATCGTCGCCACCCAGATGCTCGACTCCATGATCGAGAACTCCCGGCCCACCCGCGCCGAGGCCTCCGACGTCGCCAACGCCGTCCTCGACGGCACCGACGCCGTCATGCTCTCCGGCGAGACCTCGGTCGGCAAATACCCGGTCCTCACCGTCAGCACCATGGCGAAGATCGTCACCACCACCGAAGCCGGCGGCATGGGCGTCCCGCGTCTCCAGCACGACCCGCGCACCCACGGCGGCGCCCTCACCGTCGCCGCCAGCCAGATCGCCCGCAACATCGGCGCCAAGGCCCTCGTCGCCTTCTCCCAGACCGGCGACACCGTCAAGCGCCTCGCCCGCCTGCATTGCGACCTGCCGCTCTACGCCTTCACCCCGGTCCCCGAGGTCCGCAACACCCTCGCCCTCAGCTGGGGCGTCGAAACCTTCCTCACCGACTTCGTCGAGCACACCGACGACATGTTCCGGCAGGTCGACGCCAAGATGCTCAGCATGGGCCTGGCCAAGCCCGGCGACTACGTCGTCGTCGTGGCCGGCTCCCCGCCCAACGCACCCGGCTCCACCAACACCCTCCGTGTCCACCAGATCGGCTCGCTCGTCGACGCCGCCAAGGTGTGACATTGATCCAGGGACAGGCCGCCGTCGACCAGCTCATCGAGCTCCTCGACCTCAAGCGGGTCGACGCGG includes these proteins:
- the pyk gene encoding pyruvate kinase, with the protein product MAVTRRAKIVCTMGPATKSPERMLGLVEAGMNVARMNFSHDTRENHREMYELVRAAAEQADRPVAILADLQGPKIRLGKFADGPHRWETGDRVVITSDEILGTKERVSCTYKKLPHEVKVGDRLLIDDGKVAIEVTGVDVEDIHCLVTEGGPVSNNKGVSLPNVAVSVPALSDKDEADLRFALGLGVDLVALSFVRAPEDINLVHKIMDEEGRRVPVIAKVEKPEAVDHLEAIVLAFDGVMVARGDLGVELPLDQVPLVQKRAVQLCRENAKPVIVATQMLDSMIENSRPTRAEASDVANAVLDGTDAVMLSGETSVGKYPVLTVSTMAKIVTTTEAGGMGVPRLQHDPRTHGGALTVAASQIARNIGAKALVAFSQTGDTVKRLARLHCDLPLYAFTPVPEVRNTLALSWGVETFLTDFVEHTDDMFRQVDAKMLSMGLAKPGDYVVVVAGSPPNAPGSTNTLRVHQIGSLVDAAKV